In a genomic window of Diabrotica undecimpunctata isolate CICGRU chromosome 2, icDiaUnde3, whole genome shotgun sequence:
- the LOC140433584 gene encoding uncharacterized protein, whose amino-acid sequence MEGRSTKKEHKRVYKIKLRRSKANARERNRMHGLNAALDRLRSYMPIRLTHSDNNSIPQKLSKIETLRLARNYILALTQTLQEERPMEMSRFVNILSAELSQTTANLISSNFVNRPEYKHPYYYTNDLENCRYYSEDYNKVNVTLNYEENYSHFWGNYMSTNLPQRSNDEPSQRFRYWNFYNANNVSLQSDDYTRIYSINKNGSYFT is encoded by the exons ATGGAAGGGAGATCGACAAAAAAAGAGCATAAAAGAGTGTACAAAATAAAGTTGAGAAGGTCGAAAGCAAACGCAAGAGAGCGGAATCGGATGCACGGGTTAAATGCCGCTTTAGACAGGCTTAGGAG TTATATGCCAATTCGATTGACCCATTCCGATAATAACTCCATACCTCAAAAACTGTCAAAAATAGAAACTCTTCGACTAGCCAGGAATTATATATTGGCTTTAACACAAACGTTGCAGGAAGAAAGACCGATGGAAATGTCAAGATTTGTCAATATTCTAAGTGCAGAGTTAAGTCAAACAACAGCTAATTTAATATCTAGTAATTTCGTTAACCGACCAGAATACAAGCACCCTTATTATTACACAAACGATTTAGAAAATTGCAG GTACTATTCAGAAGATTACAACAAAGTTAATGTTACACTCAATTACGAAGAAAACTACTCACATTTCTGGGGAAACTATATGTCTACGAATTTGCCACAGAGATCTAATGACGAACCGAGCCAAAGATTTAGATATTGGAATTTTTACAATGCAAATAATGTTTCTTTACAAAGCGATGATTATACCCGAATTTATTCTATTAATAAAAATGGTTCTTATTTTACATag